In one window of Apis mellifera strain DH4 linkage group LG12, Amel_HAv3.1, whole genome shotgun sequence DNA:
- the LOC551649 gene encoding nuclear receptor subfamily 2 group F member 6 encodes MTRFQDGKMEDNSRGESLCKVCGDKASGKHYGVPSCDGCRGFFKRSIRRYARNLDYVCKENGRCIVDVSRRNQCQACRFTKCLQVNMKRDAVQHERAPRNTSSLVAAARRGPSGLYPGIPHVYHAASNPYHPLLYPALFPFKPTMSAFTPSVAHFLPRSPTTESLTVNAAKEDEVTSSEEAGSIDARIEPKEELASARLTPSSIANPASTEYISSFSILPTENIYEFAAKLLFFAVRWARSIHSFLQLPYRDQTILLEESWSELFVLTAAQWNFPVEEAALVPNDLSSERKETLVDEARKLRELLAKCALLRVDHSEYACLKAIVLFKGESRGLCEPGRITALQEQTVAVFCERDARRVGRLLLLLPSARALCRSTLQELLFKPTVGDVSVERLLGDMVSALRPT; translated from the exons ATGACCAGGTTTCAGGACGGAAAAATGGAAGACAACAGCCGGGGCGAAAGTTTGTGCAAAGTTTGCGGTGATAAAGCGTCCGGAAAGCATTATGGGGTCCCGAGTTGCGACGGATGTCGCGGCTTCTTCAAGCGGTCGATCCGCAGGTATGCAAG aaacctcgattacGTTTGCAAGGAGAACGGACGTTGTATCGTGGACGTTTCTCGTCGCAATCAATGCCAGGCATGTCGATTTACCAAGTGCCTTCAGGTCAACATGAAACGAGATG CGGTGCAACACGAAAGAGCTCCACGAAATACATCGTCCCTGGTTGCAGCCGCAAGGAGAGGTCCCTCGGGATTATATCCTGGAATTCCGCACGTTTATCACGCAGCGAGCAACCCTTACCATCCCCTTCTGTATCCCGCGCTGTTCCCTTTCAAGCCGACCATGTCGGCTTTCACTCCGTCGGTCG CGCATTTTTTACCCCGTTCACCGACCACGGAATCGTTGACAGTGAACGCCGCGAAAGAGGACGAAGTGACAAGTTCGGAGGAAGCTGGCTCGATCGACGCTAGAATCGAACCGAAGG AGGAGTTGGCAAGCGCTCGATTAACACCATCGTCCATCGCTAATCCTGCCTCGACCGAATACATCTCCAGCTTCTCCATCCTACCCACGGAAAATATCTACGAATTCGCAGCGAAATTGCTCTTCTTTGCTGTCAGATGGGCGAGAAGTATTCATTCCTTTTtgcaa CTGCCCTACAGAGACCAGACTATCCTACTGGAGGAATCTTGGAGCGAGCTTTTCGTGCTCACCGCCGCGCAATGGAACTTCCCCGTGGAAGAGGCCGCTCTTGTACCGAACGATTTATCATCCGAAAGAAAGGAGACGCTGGTCGACGAGGCGAGGAAATTGAGGGAATTGTTGGCAAAATGCGCTCTCCTCAGGGTCGATCATTCGGAATACGCTTGCCTCAAGGCTATAGTTCTTTTCAAAGGGG AGTCGCGAGGGCTGTGCGAGCCGGGGCGAATAACGGCGTTGCAGGAGCAAACGGTGGCCGTGTTTTGCGAAAGGGATGCGCGACGAGTCGGACGACTTTTACTGTTGTTACCCTCTGCGCGAGCGCTCTGCCGATCAACCCTTCAGGAACTGCTGTTCAAACCGACAGTGGGGGATGTTAGCGTGGAACGATTGTTGGGCGACATGGTCAGCGCTCTCAGACCTACATAA